A genomic stretch from Methylocystis sp. MJC1 includes:
- a CDS encoding strawberry notch-like NTP hydrolase domain-containing protein yields the protein MSPSLAAVRSKVAQAEFSFATDDKPHALMMAAQALVGLLTKGQAINVVGLRAAMEGAFGASDAEGAWRWKDAYESLEAAQVLFLRRYGPAMVTRANREPSRVLAMLSKIGALLPSETRRSEESHALQQFSTPLEFAYVASLAAGLGAGDIVLEPSAGTGMLAIHAELAGAKLVLNEWAETRADLLKLLFPGAPLSRFDGAQLHDRLDADLAPNVVLMNSPFSSSPLIEGRHAAATFEHIRASLSRLRTGGRLVAITGENFAPTSNSWRGSFVRLQEHGRLVFTASLARGFFARHGTSVESRLTVFDKTPAENPKEFPQGFGPVADLPELLALVQRDIPPRAPLVAEAQGNGNAPVLGSVVATVKPITPVFATRGAAPLLTFAGSTRPAPLSSKGVVAVPASRITAPGEIVELAYEPRDWKAPEGDALSAGLYEPYAVQSIGIQGAKPHPTTLVQSAAMASVAPPKPSYQPHLLKSVVESGLLSNAQLESVIYAGEAHSCHLAGSFLVNESFDTVSAAPDAAEKAVSFRRGYYLGDGTGAGKGRQVAGVVLDNWLKGRRKALWISKSDKLLEDAQRDWAALGQEKLQIVPQSRFKQGAPIKLSEGILFTTYSTLRSDERQGRDGALKASRLAQIIDWLGADFDGVIVFDEAHALANAVGDKGERGEKTASQQGRAGLRLQNALPDARVLYVSATGATTVANLAYATRLGLWGSMDMPFATRQDFVSAMEAGGIAAMEVLARDLKALGLYASRALSYAGVEVEMLEHQLSPEQIRIYDAYAGAFEIIHNNLTAALEAANITGEGGRAYNRNAKSAARSAFESNKQRFFNHLITAMKVPSLIASIKRDLAAGHAAVIQIVSTSEALMERRLAEIPASEWGDLSCDITPREYVLDYLAHSFPTQLYEVYSDENGDLQSRPVVDENGNPVQSREAVERRNRLIEHLAALPAVQGALDQIVQRFGTEMVAEVTGRSRRIVRKTDARGSDRLCVENRPASAHLGETQAFMDDEKRILVFSDAGGTGRSYHAERSARNQRLRVHYLLEPGWKADNAIQGLGRTNRTNQAQPPLFRPVATDVKGEKRFLSTIARRLDTLGAITRGQRQTGGQGLFRPEDNLESPYGRTALRQLYQLVYAGKVEGCSLTRFEEATGLDLTDQDGSLKEELPPISTFLNRILALPIALQNLLFEVFEGLMEAQVEAAIQAGVFDVGVETLMAESLVVTHRQTISVHGKSGAETQLLTILRKDKTRITALDEAFEYATASQKSRLMTNEQSGRAAVKLPATALMQDDGSVQPRVRLLRPTHADVVTVEALERSHWRETSSEEFRRAWEAEVASLPKLTESTFHIVTGLLLPVWNRLPDEAARVYRLQTEDGERVIGRLVSPASAAVLMDATGSGAPALAPIAAIAAVMQDGAGLVLAEGLVLKRSLVMNRHRLELVGFGDTLVDRLKAQGLTSEIIAWKLRLFVPLGDDALRIVEKLLALYPLLRVAPATRVSS from the coding sequence ATGAGCCCGAGCCTCGCTGCTGTCCGTAGCAAAGTTGCCCAAGCCGAGTTTTCTTTCGCGACCGACGACAAGCCGCACGCGCTGATGATGGCGGCACAGGCGCTCGTCGGCCTTCTAACCAAGGGCCAGGCGATCAATGTCGTCGGCCTGCGCGCGGCGATGGAGGGCGCGTTTGGCGCGAGTGACGCGGAGGGCGCCTGGCGTTGGAAGGACGCTTATGAGTCGTTGGAGGCGGCGCAGGTCCTGTTCCTGCGCCGCTACGGCCCCGCGATGGTCACGCGCGCGAACAGGGAGCCGTCGCGGGTCCTGGCGATGCTCTCGAAGATCGGGGCGCTGCTGCCGAGCGAAACGCGGCGCTCGGAAGAAAGCCATGCGCTGCAGCAGTTCTCGACGCCGCTGGAATTCGCCTATGTGGCGAGCCTCGCTGCGGGGCTGGGCGCTGGCGACATCGTGCTCGAGCCTTCCGCCGGCACGGGAATGCTGGCGATCCATGCCGAGCTCGCGGGCGCGAAACTCGTCCTCAACGAATGGGCCGAGACCCGGGCCGATCTCCTCAAACTCTTGTTTCCGGGAGCGCCGCTCAGCCGCTTTGACGGGGCGCAGCTGCATGATCGCCTCGACGCCGATCTGGCCCCTAACGTCGTGCTGATGAATTCGCCCTTTTCCTCGTCGCCGCTGATCGAGGGGCGGCACGCCGCCGCGACATTCGAGCATATTCGCGCGAGCCTTTCGCGTCTGCGCACCGGCGGACGACTCGTCGCCATCACCGGTGAAAACTTTGCGCCGACGTCGAATAGCTGGCGCGGAAGTTTTGTGCGTTTGCAGGAGCACGGACGGCTCGTCTTCACCGCCTCACTCGCGCGCGGATTTTTCGCGCGGCATGGAACAAGCGTCGAGAGCAGGCTGACGGTTTTCGACAAGACGCCGGCTGAAAACCCGAAAGAATTCCCGCAAGGGTTCGGTCCGGTCGCTGACCTTCCGGAATTGCTCGCGCTCGTGCAGCGGGATATTCCGCCGCGCGCGCCTCTCGTTGCGGAGGCGCAGGGCAACGGCAACGCGCCGGTTCTCGGTAGCGTCGTCGCGACCGTCAAACCGATCACGCCGGTCTTTGCGACTCGCGGCGCTGCCCCGCTGCTCACGTTTGCTGGGTCAACGCGCCCTGCCCCGCTTTCAAGCAAAGGTGTTGTTGCAGTCCCCGCCTCGCGCATCACGGCGCCTGGCGAGATCGTCGAGCTCGCCTATGAGCCTCGCGACTGGAAAGCGCCCGAAGGCGACGCGTTGAGCGCCGGGCTCTACGAGCCCTATGCCGTGCAGTCGATCGGGATCCAGGGCGCCAAGCCGCATCCAACGACGCTCGTGCAATCCGCCGCCATGGCATCGGTCGCGCCGCCAAAACCCTCCTATCAACCGCATCTCCTGAAAAGCGTTGTCGAGTCGGGGCTCTTGTCCAACGCGCAGCTCGAGAGCGTCATCTACGCCGGCGAAGCCCATAGCTGCCATCTCGCCGGTTCCTTCCTCGTCAATGAAAGCTTCGATACGGTCTCGGCAGCTCCCGACGCCGCCGAGAAGGCGGTGAGTTTCCGCCGCGGCTATTATCTCGGCGATGGCACGGGCGCTGGTAAGGGACGCCAGGTCGCGGGCGTCGTCCTCGACAATTGGCTCAAAGGCCGCCGCAAGGCGCTCTGGATCTCGAAATCCGACAAGCTGCTCGAAGACGCGCAGCGCGACTGGGCGGCTCTCGGTCAGGAGAAGCTGCAGATCGTTCCGCAGTCCCGCTTCAAGCAGGGCGCGCCGATCAAGCTCTCCGAGGGCATCCTCTTCACGACCTATTCGACTCTGCGTTCGGATGAACGCCAGGGCCGTGACGGCGCGCTGAAGGCGTCTCGCCTAGCGCAGATCATCGACTGGCTGGGAGCGGATTTTGACGGCGTCATCGTCTTCGATGAGGCTCACGCCCTCGCTAACGCCGTCGGGGACAAGGGCGAGCGCGGCGAGAAGACCGCTTCTCAGCAAGGCCGGGCGGGCTTGCGGCTGCAAAACGCCCTGCCCGATGCGCGTGTCCTCTATGTCTCGGCCACCGGGGCGACGACCGTCGCCAATCTCGCCTACGCCACGCGCCTGGGGCTCTGGGGCTCAATGGACATGCCCTTCGCGACGAGGCAGGATTTCGTCTCGGCGATGGAGGCGGGCGGGATCGCCGCCATGGAGGTGCTGGCGCGCGATCTCAAGGCGCTTGGCCTCTATGCGTCGCGCGCCCTCTCCTACGCCGGGGTCGAGGTCGAGATGCTGGAGCACCAGCTCTCGCCGGAGCAAATCCGCATCTATGACGCCTACGCCGGCGCCTTCGAGATCATCCATAATAATCTGACCGCGGCCTTGGAAGCCGCCAATATCACCGGCGAAGGCGGCAGGGCCTATAACCGCAACGCCAAGAGCGCCGCGCGCTCGGCTTTCGAATCCAACAAGCAGCGCTTCTTCAACCATCTGATCACGGCGATGAAGGTGCCGAGCCTCATCGCTTCGATCAAGCGGGACTTGGCGGCGGGTCACGCTGCCGTGATCCAAATCGTCTCGACCAGCGAAGCGCTGATGGAGCGCCGCCTTGCGGAAATCCCAGCTTCCGAATGGGGCGATCTTTCCTGCGATATCACTCCCCGCGAATATGTTCTGGACTATCTCGCCCATTCGTTCCCGACGCAGCTTTACGAGGTCTATTCCGACGAGAACGGCGATCTTCAGTCGCGCCCGGTCGTCGATGAGAACGGCAATCCCGTCCAATCGCGCGAAGCCGTGGAGCGCCGCAATCGGTTGATCGAGCACCTCGCAGCTCTCCCCGCCGTGCAGGGCGCGCTCGACCAAATCGTGCAGCGCTTTGGGACCGAGATGGTCGCCGAGGTCACCGGCCGCTCGCGGCGAATCGTCCGCAAGACTGACGCCCGGGGCTCGGATCGGCTCTGCGTCGAGAACCGGCCGGCTTCCGCCCATCTTGGCGAGACGCAAGCCTTCATGGACGACGAGAAACGCATCCTCGTCTTTTCCGACGCCGGCGGCACGGGCCGTTCCTATCACGCCGAGCGCAGCGCCAGGAATCAGAGGCTCCGCGTCCATTACCTGCTCGAGCCCGGCTGGAAGGCGGATAACGCCATCCAGGGCCTCGGGCGCACGAACCGCACCAATCAGGCGCAGCCGCCTTTGTTCCGCCCCGTCGCGACCGACGTGAAGGGCGAGAAGCGCTTTCTTTCGACGATCGCCCGGCGGCTCGACACGCTCGGCGCCATCACGCGGGGGCAACGCCAGACCGGCGGCCAGGGCCTCTTCCGGCCCGAGGACAATCTCGAATCGCCCTACGGCCGCACGGCGCTGCGGCAGCTCTATCAGCTCGTCTATGCCGGCAAGGTCGAAGGATGTTCGCTGACGCGTTTCGAGGAGGCAACGGGTCTGGATCTCACCGATCAGGACGGCAGCCTCAAGGAGGAGTTGCCGCCGATCTCGACGTTCCTCAACCGCATCCTCGCGCTGCCGATCGCGCTCCAGAATCTTCTCTTCGAGGTGTTCGAGGGGCTGATGGAGGCGCAGGTCGAGGCGGCGATCCAGGCTGGCGTCTTCGATGTCGGCGTCGAGACGCTGATGGCCGAAAGCCTCGTCGTCACGCACCGCCAGACAATCTCTGTGCATGGAAAGAGCGGGGCTGAGACGCAGCTGCTGACGATCCTTCGCAAGGACAAGACGAGGATCACCGCGCTCGACGAGGCGTTCGAATATGCGACCGCCTCGCAAAAGTCGCGACTGATGACCAACGAGCAGTCTGGTCGCGCCGCCGTCAAATTGCCGGCGACGGCGTTGATGCAGGACGACGGCTCGGTTCAGCCGCGGGTCCGCCTGCTGCGCCCGACGCATGCCGATGTGGTCACCGTCGAGGCCCTGGAGCGCTCGCATTGGCGCGAAACAAGCTCGGAAGAATTCCGGCGGGCGTGGGAGGCCGAGGTCGCTTCTCTACCGAAGCTGACCGAGAGCACTTTTCATATCGTGACCGGCCTCTTGCTTCCGGTTTGGAACCGGCTCCCCGACGAGGCGGCGCGGGTCTATCGCCTGCAGACCGAAGATGGCGAACGCGTCATCGGCCGGCTCGTCTCGCCTGCGAGCGCCGCCGTTCTCATGGATGCGACGGGCTCCGGCGCCCCTGCCCTTGCGCCGATTGCCGCCATCGCCGCGGTCATGCAAGACGGCGCGGGGCTCGTTCTGGCCGAAGGACTCGTCCTCAAGCGCTCTTTGGTCATGAACCGTCACCGGCTCGAACTTGTGGGCTTCGGCGACACCTTGGTCGACCGGCTGAAGGCGCAGGGCCTGACTTCGGAAATCATCGCGTGGAAGCTGCGGCTCTTCGTGCCGCTCGGCGATGACGCTTTGAGGATCGTCGAGAAGCTTCTCGCGCTCTATCCCCTGCTCCGTGTCGCGCCTGCGACCCGCGTCAGTTCGTAA
- a CDS encoding ParB/RepB/Spo0J family partition protein — MSKITLVGASDIALDKLVASDANVRRIKAGVSVEDLAEDIARRGLLQSLSVRPLVDGDGVEKGKYTVTAGGRRLAALKLLVKQKRLAKNAPVPCIVKTDGVEEEDSLAENTMREALHPLDQFRAFKNLHEQGLSIDDIAARFFVGAQIVRQRLKLAAASPKLLDLYVGEELSLDQLMAFCVTDDHARQEEVWDALSRSYDKGPYAIRRQLTQGAVRASDKRGQFVGIEAYETAGGVVLRDLFNRDDGGWLQDAALLDRLARENLERAAEEVRAEGWKWSEIAIDFPYGHTTGLRRLPGTQAPITEEEQARYDAAVAEYNRLSEEQESADEIPEDADQRMAELEVEIASIDERPSIYDRAEIARAGVFVSIDHDGRLKVERGFVRPEDEARKEGGALAAAGELRSGAQSGADGAMVGADTETGLASPEPTEEEVETSPKLSGLMVVELSAHRTVAMRLGLASNPQAAFLAATHALALNAFYSASSHSCLDLSERSVTLGSHAPGIGDSLAARTLFESFGNWQMRLPADPANLWSWLLAQDESARAELFALCIGLSVNALNMPWERRTGVLQHADRLAEHIALDMRASWSATVESFFGKVTKAHILAAVREAKGDETAEMIAHLKKADMAAEAERLLQGTGWLPEGLRTPNLDAPPLIQEPGAPAGDPSTTQDEGLPAFLEESIESPDYPAAAE; from the coding sequence ATGTCGAAGATCACGCTGGTGGGTGCAAGCGATATTGCGCTGGACAAACTCGTGGCGTCGGACGCGAATGTGCGGCGCATCAAGGCGGGAGTGAGCGTCGAGGATTTGGCCGAGGACATCGCCCGGCGCGGGCTGCTGCAGTCGTTGAGCGTCCGACCGCTCGTCGATGGCGACGGCGTGGAGAAAGGAAAATACACCGTGACCGCCGGCGGGCGGAGGCTCGCGGCGCTAAAACTTCTCGTCAAGCAGAAGCGCCTCGCGAAGAACGCGCCCGTGCCCTGCATCGTCAAGACCGACGGTGTCGAGGAAGAAGACTCCCTCGCCGAGAACACGATGCGCGAAGCGCTGCATCCGCTCGATCAATTCCGGGCTTTCAAGAACCTGCATGAGCAGGGCTTGAGCATCGACGACATCGCGGCGCGGTTTTTCGTCGGCGCGCAGATCGTGCGTCAGCGTCTCAAACTCGCCGCGGCGAGTCCCAAACTGCTCGACCTTTATGTCGGCGAAGAATTGTCGCTCGACCAGCTCATGGCCTTTTGCGTGACCGACGATCACGCGCGGCAGGAGGAAGTCTGGGACGCGCTCTCGCGCTCCTACGACAAGGGACCCTATGCGATCCGCCGCCAGTTGACGCAAGGCGCGGTTCGGGCCTCCGACAAGCGCGGCCAGTTCGTCGGCATTGAGGCTTATGAGACGGCGGGCGGCGTCGTGCTGCGCGACCTCTTCAACCGCGATGACGGAGGTTGGCTGCAAGATGCCGCCCTGCTCGATCGACTCGCGCGCGAGAACCTCGAGCGCGCAGCCGAGGAAGTCCGCGCCGAGGGTTGGAAGTGGTCCGAGATCGCGATCGACTTTCCCTATGGCCACACCACGGGCCTGCGGCGGTTGCCGGGGACCCAAGCGCCGATCACGGAAGAGGAGCAGGCGCGCTACGACGCAGCGGTCGCCGAATACAATCGCCTGTCCGAGGAGCAGGAGAGCGCCGACGAGATTCCGGAGGACGCCGATCAACGCATGGCCGAACTCGAGGTGGAGATCGCGTCGATCGACGAGCGTCCGTCAATCTATGACCGGGCCGAGATCGCCCGCGCGGGCGTCTTCGTCAGTATCGATCACGACGGCCGCCTCAAGGTCGAGCGCGGATTCGTCCGCCCCGAGGACGAAGCTCGCAAGGAGGGTGGCGCACTGGCCGCGGCGGGGGAGCTGCGATCCGGCGCCCAATCGGGCGCCGACGGCGCCATGGTGGGCGCCGACACGGAGACAGGCCTCGCCTCGCCGGAGCCGACCGAGGAAGAGGTCGAAACCTCGCCAAAGCTCTCTGGGCTCATGGTCGTCGAGCTCTCGGCCCATCGCACCGTGGCTATGCGCCTGGGCCTGGCGAGCAATCCGCAGGCCGCTTTTCTCGCCGCGACGCACGCTCTGGCGCTGAACGCTTTCTACAGTGCGAGTTCCCACTCCTGTCTCGATCTCTCCGAGCGCAGCGTGACGCTCGGTTCGCACGCCCCCGGCATTGGCGACAGTCTTGCGGCGCGGACCCTGTTCGAGTCGTTCGGCAATTGGCAGATGCGTCTGCCCGCCGATCCGGCCAATCTCTGGTCGTGGCTTCTTGCGCAGGACGAGAGCGCTCGCGCCGAACTCTTCGCGCTGTGCATCGGCCTCAGCGTCAACGCTCTGAACATGCCCTGGGAGCGACGAACCGGCGTGCTCCAGCATGCCGATCGACTCGCAGAACATATCGCGCTCGACATGCGCGCCTCTTGGAGCGCCACCGTGGAGAGCTTCTTCGGCAAGGTCACCAAGGCGCACATATTGGCGGCGGTGCGGGAGGCGAAGGGCGACGAGACGGCGGAGATGATCGCTCACCTGAAGAAGGCGGACATGGCCGCTGAGGCTGAGCGCCTTCTGCAAGGAACGGGATGGCTGCCCGAGGGTTTGCGCACGCCGAACCTCGACGCACCGCCCCTGATCCAGGAACCAGGCGCGCCCGCGGGCGATCCCTCAACCACGCAGGACGAGGGGCTGCCGGCCTTTCTCGAAGAGTCAATCGAAAGTCCTGACTATCCCGCCGCCGCCGAATAA